A single genomic interval of Natronoarchaeum philippinense harbors:
- a CDS encoding DUF5779 family protein, translating to MTDFSLDLGAVEDQIEEDDEDEPIGGEVVLGVLDGTTDPEEWSRTVLAGNVLVLAVEGDINELAAGFARGVRDGGGELVHFRGFLIVSPPGVSIDTDRL from the coding sequence ATGACCGACTTCAGCCTCGATCTCGGCGCCGTCGAGGATCAGATCGAGGAGGACGACGAGGACGAGCCGATCGGGGGCGAGGTAGTGCTCGGCGTGCTCGACGGCACGACCGATCCCGAGGAGTGGTCCCGGACGGTGCTTGCCGGGAACGTTCTCGTGCTCGCCGTCGAGGGAGACATCAACGAACTGGCAGCCGGCTTCGCCCGCGGCGTCCGCGACGGCGGCGGCGAACTCGTTCACTTCCGCGGCTTCTTGATCGTCTCGCCGCCCGGCGTCTCGATCGACACCGACCGGCTGTAA
- a CDS encoding ribbon-helix-helix domain-containing protein: protein MTEYTTVSIPKDLADRVEETIDGTSFSSTSDLVRFLLRSIVIQHQQEGELTEAEFEEITDQLRELGYID from the coding sequence ATGACCGAGTACACGACGGTTTCGATCCCGAAGGATCTCGCCGATCGAGTCGAGGAGACGATCGACGGGACGAGCTTCTCGTCGACGAGCGATCTGGTCCGATTCTTGCTGCGCAGCATCGTCATCCAGCACCAACAGGAAGGCGAACTGACCGAGGCAGAGTTCGAAGAGATCACCGACCAGCTCCGCGAGCTGGGCTACATCGACTGA
- a CDS encoding alanyl-tRNA editing protein produces the protein MSGQRAAAEPYTTQFSTSVRAVDGCDVYLETTYFYAESGGQPADTGRIGTHGVEHVRLDDGAVVHELAEPDAVRPGQSVLCTIDWERRMYCMRAHTASHALYGAARRLFDEVDYAGFDIGAPEGELGGDETVRIDFLTDAEIDDETLADLERAVNRVVWDAREVAWETTPADEAFERDDVAYNAATEEGIAGGDADAVRLVTIEDWDVAACGGTHVRNTREIGPVTLVDRSNPGAGRTRVEFAVGPAGIGRRRDETVAATAAARRLDVDVETVPEALDRLREERDDLADKAADLRESLVDARIAALPDAERDDAVWRVGTIEGVGPNDAADALRERVQSDDPEASPADAVALVGAERPPFVVVVAAGDAVDAAAEIEDVTDAFGGGGGGDADLAQGGGLDADPGDVVAYLREA, from the coding sequence ATGAGCGGACAACGCGCGGCGGCCGAACCGTACACGACCCAGTTCTCCACGTCGGTGCGTGCCGTCGACGGCTGTGACGTGTACCTCGAGACGACGTATTTCTACGCCGAGAGCGGCGGCCAACCGGCAGATACCGGACGGATCGGCACGCACGGAGTCGAGCACGTCCGACTGGACGACGGAGCCGTCGTCCACGAACTCGCCGAACCGGACGCCGTCCGCCCCGGCCAGTCCGTGCTGTGTACGATCGACTGGGAGCGCCGGATGTACTGCATGCGCGCTCACACCGCCAGTCACGCGCTGTACGGCGCGGCGCGCCGGCTGTTCGACGAGGTGGACTACGCCGGATTCGACATCGGCGCGCCCGAGGGCGAACTCGGCGGCGACGAGACGGTCCGCATCGACTTCCTGACCGACGCCGAAATCGACGACGAGACGCTCGCCGACCTCGAACGCGCGGTCAACCGGGTCGTCTGGGACGCTCGCGAGGTCGCGTGGGAGACGACACCAGCGGACGAGGCGTTCGAGCGGGACGACGTGGCGTACAACGCTGCGACCGAGGAGGGAATCGCGGGCGGGGATGCCGACGCCGTCCGACTCGTCACGATCGAGGACTGGGACGTTGCAGCCTGCGGCGGCACCCACGTCCGGAACACCCGCGAGATCGGGCCCGTGACATTGGTCGATCGGTCGAACCCCGGCGCGGGCCGAACACGCGTGGAGTTCGCCGTCGGGCCGGCCGGCATCGGGCGCCGCCGAGACGAGACGGTCGCGGCGACGGCCGCCGCGCGGCGCCTCGACGTAGACGTCGAGACGGTCCCCGAAGCGCTCGACCGACTCCGCGAGGAGCGCGACGATCTCGCCGACAAGGCCGCCGATCTCCGGGAGTCTCTGGTCGACGCCCGGATCGCGGCCCTTCCTGACGCCGAGCGTGACGATGCCGTCTGGCGCGTCGGCACGATTGAGGGTGTCGGCCCCAACGACGCCGCTGACGCCCTTCGGGAGCGAGTGCAGAGTGACGACCCGGAAGCAAGCCCAGCGGACGCCGTCGCGCTGGTCGGCGCCGAGCGCCCGCCGTTCGTCGTCGTCGTCGCGGCAGGCGACGCCGTCGACGCCGCGGCGGAGATCGAGGACGTGACCGACGCGTTCGGCGGGGGTGGGGGTGGCGACGCCGACCTCGCACAGGGCGGCGGCCTCGACGCCGATCCGGGCGACGTGGTTGCCTACCTTCGTGAGGCGTGA
- the aglJ gene encoding S-layer glycoprotein N-glycosyltransferase AglJ: MAETDVCVVIPTLDEAATIGDVIEEFHERGYENVLVVDGGSSDGTREIAEDSGARVFVQSGSGKGQAVREALTRIDAEYVLMLDGDGTYRPGDAEALLEPLWEGRAEHVIGDRFAEMHPDAMSRLNRFGNGIINRAFGVVHHRDLGDILSGYRAFTLSSTEHLDLTADGFGIETEFSVECVRHGIDTEVVPIHYDPRPDGSETNLHPIRDGATIMLTLYRLAKMNNPLFYYGSIGVAAILTGMLVAVWVAYRWFVVGISHEVMAMLSGFGVLLGVQLLMFGVLSDMIVTLHREQRQRLERTTNGRDED, translated from the coding sequence ATGGCCGAGACGGACGTCTGCGTCGTGATCCCGACGCTGGACGAAGCCGCGACGATTGGCGACGTGATCGAGGAGTTCCACGAGCGGGGATACGAGAACGTCCTCGTGGTCGACGGCGGGTCCAGCGACGGCACCCGCGAGATCGCCGAGGACAGCGGCGCGCGGGTGTTCGTCCAGTCCGGTTCGGGAAAAGGGCAGGCGGTGCGCGAGGCGCTGACTCGGATCGACGCCGAGTACGTGCTGATGCTCGACGGCGACGGCACCTATCGGCCCGGCGACGCCGAGGCCCTGCTCGAACCGCTCTGGGAGGGCCGCGCCGAGCACGTGATCGGCGACCGCTTCGCCGAGATGCATCCCGACGCGATGTCGCGGCTCAACCGGTTCGGAAACGGGATCATCAACCGCGCGTTCGGCGTCGTCCACCACCGCGATCTGGGCGACATCCTCAGCGGGTATCGGGCGTTCACGCTGTCCTCGACCGAACATCTCGATCTGACCGCCGACGGGTTCGGTATCGAGACCGAGTTCTCCGTCGAGTGCGTCCGTCACGGGATCGACACGGAAGTCGTCCCGATCCACTACGACCCCCGGCCGGACGGCTCGGAGACGAACCTCCACCCGATCCGGGACGGCGCGACGATCATGCTGACGCTGTACCGGTTGGCGAAGATGAACAACCCGCTATTTTACTACGGCAGCATCGGCGTCGCCGCGATCCTGACCGGGATGCTGGTTGCGGTGTGGGTCGCCTATCGGTGGTTCGTCGTCGGCATCAGCCACGAGGTCATGGCGATGCTGTCGGGCTTTGGCGTGTTGCTCGGCGTGCAACTGCTCATGTTCGGCGTCCTCTCGGATATGATCGTCACGCTCCACCGCGAGCAGCGCCAGCGCCTCGAACGGACCACGAACGGGCGCGACGAGGACTGA
- a CDS encoding ferritin-like domain-containing protein, protein MSDDEVTRLLKEAYSDEIETVMNYLSNAVVLDGVRAEEIKNSLEADVQEELNHAQMLAERLKQLDEQPPGSMEFEASQESLQPPEDTTDVPSVIEGVIEAEDDAIETYKQLAKAAEENDDLVTEDIAVTLLTDEEAHRTEFRGFRKEYVQD, encoded by the coding sequence ATGTCTGACGACGAGGTAACCCGACTGCTCAAAGAGGCCTACAGCGACGAGATCGAGACCGTGATGAACTACCTGTCGAACGCCGTCGTTCTCGACGGCGTCCGCGCCGAGGAGATCAAGAATAGCTTGGAAGCCGACGTACAGGAAGAACTCAACCACGCGCAGATGCTCGCCGAGCGGCTCAAGCAACTCGACGAGCAGCCGCCGGGGTCGATGGAGTTCGAGGCCAGTCAGGAGTCCCTTCAGCCGCCCGAGGACACGACCGACGTTCCCTCGGTGATCGAGGGCGTCATCGAGGCCGAGGACGACGCCATCGAGACGTACAAACAGCTCGCGAAGGCCGCCGAGGAGAACGACGACCTCGTGACCGAGGACATCGCGGTGACGCTGCTGACCGACGAGGAGGCCCACCGAACCGAGTTCCGCGGGTTCCGGAAGGAGTACGTGCAGGACTGA
- the glmU gene encoding bifunctional sugar-1-phosphate nucleotidylyltransferase/acetyltransferase: MKAVVLAAGEGTRMRPLTATRPKPMVPVAGKPLVEHVLDAAAEYVDGYVLVVGYRADAISDHLGDSHRGKPITYVDQEEQRGTAHAIGRADEYVDERFLALNGDVVIDDGLVAKLAAADGTAMATMRVEDPRSYGVVERDGERVVGIAEKPDDPPSNLANLGLYAFDPAIFEYIDRTGRSERGEYEITDSIEMLIEDGDRVVAAEHEGEWLDVGRPWEVLDANEHLLANCSRRLDGEIEDGATLKGDVVVEEGARVRSGAYVEGPVLVQSGADVGPNAYVRGATVIGPDARVGNGVEVKNSILLSGASAGHLSYVGDSIIGADANLGAGTKVANLRHDDQSVRMAVKGEQVDTGRRKLGTVLADGVKTGINTSLNAGTKLGVGAMTRPGESVMSDRGDGV, encoded by the coding sequence GTGAAAGCGGTCGTCCTCGCGGCCGGCGAGGGGACGCGCATGCGCCCGCTGACGGCGACGCGACCCAAGCCGATGGTTCCTGTCGCCGGAAAGCCGCTGGTCGAGCACGTCCTCGACGCCGCCGCCGAGTACGTCGACGGCTACGTGCTCGTCGTGGGCTATCGCGCCGACGCGATCAGCGACCACCTCGGCGACTCTCACAGAGGCAAGCCGATCACGTACGTCGACCAAGAAGAACAGCGCGGGACGGCCCACGCCATCGGCCGGGCCGACGAGTACGTCGACGAGCGCTTTCTCGCGCTCAACGGCGATGTCGTCATCGACGACGGACTGGTCGCCAAGCTCGCGGCCGCCGACGGCACCGCGATGGCGACGATGCGCGTCGAGGACCCCCGATCCTACGGCGTCGTCGAGCGCGACGGCGAGCGCGTCGTCGGCATCGCCGAGAAGCCCGACGACCCGCCGTCGAATCTGGCGAATCTCGGCCTGTATGCCTTCGATCCGGCCATCTTCGAGTACATCGATCGCACAGGCAGGAGCGAACGCGGCGAGTACGAGATCACCGACTCGATCGAGATGCTGATCGAGGACGGCGACCGCGTCGTCGCCGCAGAGCACGAGGGCGAGTGGCTCGACGTGGGCCGGCCGTGGGAAGTGCTCGACGCCAACGAGCATCTGCTGGCCAACTGCTCGCGCCGACTCGACGGTGAGATCGAAGACGGCGCAACGCTGAAAGGCGACGTGGTCGTCGAGGAGGGCGCCCGCGTCCGGTCGGGCGCGTACGTCGAAGGCCCCGTTCTCGTCCAATCGGGCGCCGATGTCGGCCCCAACGCCTACGTCCGGGGCGCGACCGTGATCGGTCCCGACGCCCGCGTCGGCAACGGGGTCGAGGTGAAAAACTCGATCCTGCTCTCCGGCGCCAGCGCCGGCCACCTGTCGTACGTCGGCGACTCGATCATCGGCGCCGACGCCAACCTCGGTGCCGGTACCAAGGTGGCGAACCTCCGCCACGACGACCAGTCCGTCCGGATGGCCGTCAAGGGCGAGCAGGTCGACACCGGCCGCCGGAAGCTCGGGACGGTGCTGGCCGACGGCGTCAAGACCGGCATCAACACGAGCCTCAACGCCGGCACCAAGCTCGGCGTCGGCGCCATGACGCGGCCCGGCGAGTCGGTGATGTCAGACCGCGGCGACGGCGTCTGA
- a CDS encoding VOC family protein, with product MLTALSHLALEAKHLAPVREFYEDTLDLDVVDERDEEVTFAAGESRLVVRRPSGVPRGGLHTHFAFSIPDAEYDDWWDRLAATHELEEHTFGSASSLYCYDPAGNCVELGQSEVEGPGIDGIFEVVLEVADLDRALEFYEALGFSVVDLGTDRRRVRLSGPVDLELWEPQLGLADARGGVHVDLGFTASDVDAAVEAVADRACRVQRRGEVGVVRDPDGHVVTITPERDR from the coding sequence ATGCTCACCGCGCTGTCACACCTAGCGCTGGAAGCCAAGCATCTCGCTCCGGTGCGCGAGTTCTACGAAGACACGCTCGATCTCGACGTGGTCGACGAGCGGGACGAGGAAGTGACGTTCGCGGCCGGCGAGTCGCGGCTCGTCGTCCGGCGGCCCTCGGGCGTCCCGCGGGGCGGGCTTCACACCCACTTCGCATTCTCGATCCCGGACGCCGAGTACGACGACTGGTGGGACCGACTCGCGGCGACCCACGAGCTAGAGGAGCACACCTTCGGCTCGGCGTCGTCGCTGTACTGCTACGACCCGGCGGGCAACTGCGTCGAGTTAGGTCAATCCGAGGTCGAGGGGCCGGGGATCGACGGCATCTTCGAGGTCGTGCTCGAAGTGGCGGACCTCGATCGGGCGCTCGAATTCTACGAGGCGCTGGGGTTCTCGGTGGTCGATCTCGGGACGGATCGGCGTCGCGTCCGGCTCTCGGGACCGGTGGATCTGGAGCTTTGGGAGCCACAGCTCGGACTCGCAGACGCCCGCGGCGGCGTCCACGTCGATCTCGGCTTCACCGCGTCGGATGTCGACGCCGCCGTCGAAGCGGTCGCGGATCGGGCCTGTCGAGTCCAGCGTCGCGGCGAGGTCGGCGTCGTCCGTGATCCCGACGGACACGTCGTGACGATAACTCCCGAACGGGATCGGTAG
- a CDS encoding NAD-dependent succinate-semialdehyde dehydrogenase, whose product MESTNPATGEVIDEYETHDEDDVEQRLDAAAETASSWADTSIEQRQELLSDAADVLRDGADEYAELMTSEMGKPITEARAEVEKCAWVCDYYAERADEHLQDEVIGSEPESKTFVSYEPLGPVLSIMPWNFPFWQVFRFVAPALAAGNTSVLKHASNVPGCALAIEDIFAEAGAPEGALSTLLIGSDRVDGVIADDRIRAVTLTGSEGAGRAVAASAGRNLKKHVLELGGSDPFVVLDDADLDAAIETGVQARTLNSGQSCIAAKRFVVHDDVYDEFEERFVEQMQALTVGDPMEEETDVGPQARQDLMEDLHEQVTATADAGATIRCGGEPLDREGAFYPPTVVTDVPRDAPMATEEVFGPAAALFRVEDAEAAVELANDTHLGLGASIWTEDLERGERLARRIDAGATFVNELVKSDPRLPFGGIKDSGYGRELSHMGIREFVNRKTVWVQQAGGPDDVATE is encoded by the coding sequence ATGGAAAGCACCAACCCTGCCACCGGCGAGGTGATCGACGAGTACGAGACACACGACGAGGACGATGTCGAGCAGCGGCTCGACGCCGCGGCCGAGACGGCGTCGTCGTGGGCCGACACCAGCATCGAACAGCGCCAAGAGCTCCTGAGCGACGCCGCCGACGTGCTGCGCGACGGCGCCGACGAGTACGCCGAGTTGATGACTTCGGAGATGGGAAAACCGATCACCGAAGCCCGCGCGGAGGTCGAAAAGTGCGCGTGGGTCTGTGACTACTACGCCGAGCGCGCCGACGAGCACCTCCAGGACGAGGTGATCGGCAGCGAGCCCGAATCGAAGACGTTCGTCTCCTACGAACCCCTCGGGCCGGTGCTGTCGATCATGCCGTGGAACTTCCCGTTCTGGCAGGTGTTTCGCTTCGTCGCCCCCGCGCTGGCGGCGGGCAACACGAGCGTGCTCAAGCACGCCTCGAACGTCCCCGGCTGCGCGCTGGCCATCGAGGACATCTTCGCCGAGGCGGGCGCGCCCGAGGGCGCGCTCTCGACGCTACTGATCGGCTCCGACCGGGTCGACGGCGTGATTGCCGACGACCGGATCCGGGCCGTCACGCTCACCGGGAGCGAAGGCGCCGGCCGAGCCGTTGCTGCGAGTGCCGGCCGAAATCTCAAAAAACACGTCCTCGAACTCGGCGGGAGCGATCCCTTCGTCGTGCTCGACGACGCCGACCTCGACGCCGCCATCGAGACTGGCGTGCAGGCGCGGACGCTCAACTCCGGCCAGTCCTGCATCGCCGCGAAGCGATTCGTCGTCCACGACGACGTGTACGACGAGTTCGAGGAGCGCTTCGTCGAGCAGATGCAGGCGCTCACGGTCGGCGATCCGATGGAAGAGGAGACGGATGTCGGCCCGCAGGCCCGACAGGATCTCATGGAAGACCTCCACGAGCAGGTCACGGCCACCGCCGACGCCGGCGCGACGATCCGGTGTGGCGGCGAACCGCTGGACCGCGAGGGCGCCTTCTACCCGCCGACGGTCGTCACCGACGTGCCCCGCGACGCGCCGATGGCGACCGAGGAGGTGTTCGGCCCCGCGGCGGCGCTGTTCCGCGTCGAGGACGCCGAGGCGGCGGTCGAATTGGCCAACGACACGCATCTCGGACTGGGTGCGTCGATCTGGACTGAAGACCTAGAGCGCGGCGAGCGCCTCGCGCGCCGGATCGACGCCGGGGCGACGTTCGTCAACGAACTCGTCAAGTCCGATCCCCGCCTGCCCTTCGGCGGCATCAAGGACTCGGGCTACGGCCGGGAGCTGAGCCACATGGGCATCCGGGAGTTCGTCAACCGGAAGACGGTCTGGGTTCAGCAGGCCGGCGGCCCCGACGACGTGGCCACGGAGTGA
- the dph5 gene encoding diphthine synthase: protein MLTFVGLGLYDERSITVEGRDALRDADRAFAEFYTSKLVGATVEELESHHDIEIEVRDRAGVEQDPDPILDAAAEGDAVFLTAGDTMVSTTHVDLRLRAHERGIDTQVVHGVTAQSAASGLTGLQNYRFGKATTLPFEYAHGAEGVPDSVVETISANRERGLHTLVYLDIKAEREEYMTADIAAEQFAEEFGEELGVVVARAGSPDPLVAADRIDALAERSFGDPLHLLVIPGDLHHIEADALGALGDAPEDLLDPV from the coding sequence ATGCTCACTTTCGTCGGGCTCGGACTCTACGACGAGCGCTCGATCACGGTCGAGGGCAGAGACGCCCTGCGGGACGCCGATCGCGCGTTCGCCGAGTTCTACACCAGCAAGCTCGTCGGCGCGACCGTCGAGGAGCTCGAATCGCACCACGACATCGAGATCGAAGTCCGCGATCGGGCGGGCGTCGAACAGGATCCGGACCCGATCCTCGACGCCGCCGCGGAGGGTGACGCCGTCTTTCTGACCGCCGGCGACACGATGGTCTCGACGACCCACGTTGACCTCCGGCTTCGCGCGCACGAGCGCGGCATCGACACGCAGGTCGTCCACGGCGTCACAGCCCAATCGGCCGCCAGCGGCCTGACCGGGCTGCAGAACTACCGATTCGGCAAGGCGACGACCCTGCCGTTCGAGTACGCCCACGGCGCCGAGGGCGTCCCCGACAGCGTCGTCGAGACGATCAGCGCGAACCGCGAGCGGGGGCTTCACACGCTGGTCTACCTCGACATCAAGGCCGAGCGCGAGGAGTACATGACCGCTGACATCGCCGCCGAGCAGTTCGCCGAGGAATTCGGCGAGGAGCTTGGCGTCGTCGTGGCCCGCGCCGGCAGTCCCGACCCGCTCGTCGCCGCCGATCGGATCGACGCCCTCGCCGAGCGGAGCTTCGGCGACCCGCTGCACCTGCTCGTGATCCCCGGCGATCTCCACCACATCGAGGCCGACGCGCTCGGCGCGCTCGGCGACGCGCCCGAGGACCTGCTCGACCCCGTCTGA
- a CDS encoding acyl-CoA dehydrogenase family protein, whose translation MTLTGEQRAVRDVVREFAVEEIQPIAAEADETGEFPEDIWDRLADLDLTGLTTPTEYGGYGADQTTYAVVNEQVAYGSLAVATALSVHCLATACIATFGDADQKERWLPEMAEGRPVGAFALSEPDAGSNPAEMSTEARPVEGDDGAVESYVLDGRKQWITNGARAGVVVVFAKTDRADPNSITQFVVPADADGLVVEKTEDKMGLRASDTAALRFDGVEIPAENRLTEVGAGLRAALSILTEGRIGIAAQSVGLAQDAFDRAREYATEREQFDQPIAEIQSIRHKLAEMATQIQAARALTYDAAAAHERGREASLYDPVMLASMAKYAASETAVDVTSEAVQVHGGYGYVTEFEVERLYRDAKVTTIYEGTSEIQKTVIARHLLDE comes from the coding sequence ATGACCCTCACCGGAGAGCAGCGAGCGGTCCGGGATGTCGTCCGGGAGTTTGCCGTCGAGGAGATCCAGCCGATCGCGGCCGAGGCCGACGAGACCGGCGAGTTCCCCGAGGATATCTGGGATAGACTGGCCGATCTGGACCTCACGGGGCTGACGACGCCGACGGAATACGGCGGCTACGGTGCCGACCAGACGACCTACGCCGTCGTCAACGAACAGGTGGCCTACGGCTCGCTCGCCGTGGCGACGGCGCTGTCGGTCCACTGTCTGGCGACGGCCTGTATCGCCACGTTCGGCGACGCTGATCAGAAAGAGCGCTGGCTTCCCGAGATGGCAGAAGGGCGTCCGGTCGGCGCGTTCGCGCTCTCGGAGCCCGACGCCGGTTCGAATCCCGCCGAAATGTCCACCGAAGCCCGTCCCGTCGAAGGTGACGACGGCGCGGTCGAGTCGTACGTCCTCGACGGGCGCAAGCAGTGGATCACCAACGGCGCGCGGGCCGGCGTCGTCGTCGTGTTCGCCAAGACCGACCGAGCCGACCCGAACTCGATCACGCAGTTCGTCGTCCCGGCCGACGCCGACGGACTGGTCGTCGAGAAGACCGAAGACAAGATGGGCCTGCGCGCGAGCGACACCGCCGCACTGCGCTTCGACGGGGTCGAGATACCCGCCGAAAACAGGCTGACCGAAGTCGGTGCCGGGCTTCGCGCCGCCCTGTCGATCCTCACCGAAGGCCGCATCGGCATCGCCGCTCAGTCGGTCGGACTCGCGCAGGACGCCTTCGACCGGGCCCGCGAGTACGCCACCGAGCGCGAGCAGTTCGACCAGCCGATCGCCGAGATCCAGTCGATCCGCCACAAACTCGCCGAGATGGCCACGCAGATTCAGGCCGCCCGAGCGCTCACCTACGACGCCGCGGCCGCCCACGAGCGCGGACGCGAGGCGTCGCTGTACGATCCCGTGATGCTCGCTAGCATGGCCAAGTACGCCGCCAGCGAGACGGCTGTCGACGTCACCTCAGAGGCGGTGCAGGTCCACGGCGGCTACGGCTACGTCACCGAGTTCGAGGTCGAACGGCTCTACCGGGACGCCAAGGTAACGACGATCTACGAGGGCACCAGCGAGATTCAAAAAACGGTGATCGCGCGGCACCTGCTCGACGAGTAG
- a CDS encoding helix-turn-helix domain-containing protein, with protein sequence MAKYSTGSSSGSGDADACELCGATSASLRPANVAGAELDVCPDCAPHDDNAHKDQKKTDQSGGDSGTDRNPVEAANSETSMWDGDTSRWEEEGTHYDDDPLPYLVTDYGSVAESARQDAGLQREELAEELELPESDLLAIEQGRANQAGVSGSMIAALEERLGVELAE encoded by the coding sequence ATGGCCAAGTATTCGACGGGCAGTTCGTCGGGGTCGGGCGACGCCGACGCCTGCGAGCTCTGCGGGGCGACCAGCGCGTCGCTGCGACCGGCAAACGTCGCCGGCGCCGAGCTGGACGTCTGTCCCGACTGTGCCCCTCACGACGACAACGCGCACAAGGATCAGAAGAAAACGGACCAGTCCGGCGGCGACTCCGGTACCGACCGCAACCCGGTCGAAGCGGCCAACTCCGAAACGTCGATGTGGGACGGCGACACCTCCCGCTGGGAGGAAGAGGGCACCCACTACGACGACGACCCCCTGCCGTATCTCGTGACCGACTACGGCTCGGTCGCCGAGTCCGCCCGGCAGGACGCCGGCCTCCAGCGCGAGGAACTCGCCGAGGAGTTGGAGCTCCCCGAGTCTGACCTGCTGGCGATCGAGCAGGGCCGTGCCAATCAGGCCGGCGTCTCCGGGTCGATGATCGCGGCCCTCGAAGAGCGACTCGGCGTCGAACTGGCCGAGTGA
- a CDS encoding lysylphosphatidylglycerol synthase transmembrane domain-containing protein — MDGRNWRMLAAGVVGALVIFAVLFYLVGGQRIIEELTHATPSLVGATVGLGLLWLVAWSLMLRTILGTLDVPVAVVRSFAIYAAAVFANNVTPFGQAGGEPVAALLISRSSDARYETGLVGIASLDVLNVVSSLSLIGLGVSYYAVNFTLGERLETAVITVGVLATAIIVAFTFVWHHRDQFVEYVAGGLARVLGRIPLDRFDDTDEDSLVERMQRFFGHVERVAVSRRRLAITIGLSTVGWLFQGAALMAAFAAVGYSVPFYVVLFVIPLGNMAGAAPLPGGLAAIEATFVALLVPTTGLPGSAVAAAVLIYRSVIYWMPILIGGGSMTAFGVRSFA, encoded by the coding sequence TGCTCGCAGCGGGCGTGGTGGGCGCCCTCGTCATCTTCGCCGTGCTGTTCTATCTCGTCGGCGGGCAACGAATTATCGAGGAGCTGACTCATGCGACGCCCTCGCTGGTCGGGGCGACAGTCGGGCTCGGGCTCCTCTGGCTGGTCGCTTGGAGTCTGATGCTTCGGACGATTCTCGGGACGCTCGACGTTCCCGTCGCCGTTGTGCGCTCGTTTGCGATCTACGCCGCTGCGGTGTTTGCCAACAACGTCACGCCGTTCGGACAGGCGGGCGGCGAGCCGGTCGCTGCCCTGCTGATATCGCGGTCGTCAGACGCCCGCTACGAGACCGGTTTGGTCGGTATCGCCAGCCTCGACGTTCTCAACGTCGTGTCTTCGCTTTCGCTGATCGGCCTCGGCGTCAGCTACTACGCTGTCAACTTCACGTTGGGCGAGCGTCTCGAAACCGCCGTCATCACTGTCGGCGTGCTCGCCACCGCCATTATCGTGGCGTTCACGTTCGTCTGGCACCACCGCGACCAGTTCGTCGAGTACGTCGCGGGCGGCCTCGCCCGCGTGCTCGGTCGCATCCCGCTCGACCGGTTCGACGACACCGACGAGGACAGCCTCGTCGAACGGATGCAGCGCTTTTTCGGACACGTCGAGCGCGTGGCCGTCAGCCGCCGCCGACTGGCGATCACGATCGGGCTCTCGACGGTCGGCTGGCTGTTCCAAGGCGCCGCGCTGATGGCTGCGTTCGCGGCGGTCGGCTACTCGGTGCCGTTCTACGTCGTGCTGTTCGTGATTCCGCTGGGCAACATGGCGGGCGCGGCGCCACTGCCCGGCGGGCTGGCCGCTATCGAAGCGACGTTCGTCGCGCTACTGGTTCCGACGACGGGACTGCCGGGCTCTGCGGTGGCCGCCGCTGTGCTGATCTACCGATCGGTGATCTACTGGATGCCGATACTGATCGGCGGCGGCTCGATGACGGCCTTCGGCGTCCGGTCGTTCGCGTGA